The following are from one region of the Fusarium keratoplasticum isolate Fu6.1 chromosome 4, whole genome shotgun sequence genome:
- a CDS encoding Conserved oligomeric Golgi complex subunit 3, producing the protein MYEDSWYSIMPDLGGRGHSSSHSQSHGHRRKESLLQQPNEPGQISEVVAPMPNVYEEIENTNTPPEPTVIRRASSYSDLYRVAQEQLSKDGRPRHRKTDKNNRAWEALLLPDSSVEAELHEPKGLESYDEQLLDASQQEYLLYRDQLTLTERHLDGLIEDANATLKLLTSLSNSFGSVEAQTSTFQAQCEDLLKEQRRLEDLADEVGTDLHYYAYLDDATRRLNAPGASRLVDDASFGEMVENIDACIVFMEKHETYRDRDTYLARYTALLTKALHLLEHGYKNTLERVSSEIGRQITGTKSESARHALAYGRFQEMMLDSFGLIPNVRRIVRRAYDFYGQRNESCTHFETYANTANNIFYTHLVTRDRDLKAMAQSDIEEFHKEVKDLSAETASRNFIKQCFERMYNEESLFMKLFDVEPMWNQATDSVFQSIKTTNTSIMHPGNLTPLVTNLQTVLHTAPLETTCNVVGLLANEYFGADLDDIESPYFIKCKQYTSQLLAHHLWTLTDNAFEAEVTKSITRAPVQDASLKIGPVMGGVASSNAHPLVKQAIKLLGMYEHCMPKERAAKNSSVVFKIVRETIQVLQRAETRIKSLKTGTDPDLFMVKNLLIIKNELVSLEIGDIRNHASSMQHFTHIWDTLSPQNWVGFISNIIGGGLWSRGTPSVTAKTLTAEDMNEQLDELLRHSIYAFTQRWGTLMSDSQNRKPGVKPIAKVETELENILQTAFSNQPEVVGKLMEAIEQHAQAQNDARDEKQGVRRY; encoded by the exons ATGTACGAGGATTCATGGTACAGTATCATGCCCGACCTGGGCGGTCGGGGCCATTCGAGTAGCCACAGTCAGAGTCATGGACACCGTCGAAAGGAGTCGCTGCTCCAACAGCCCAAT GAACCTGGACAGATATCCGAGGTCGTAGCCCCAATGCCCAACGTTTACGAAGAGATCGAGAACACCAATACGCCCCCAGAACCTACCGTCATCCGCCGAGCGAGCTCGTACTCGGACTTATATCGAGTGGCGCAAGAACAACTGTCCAAGGATGGAAGGCCACGACACAGGAAGACGGATAAGAATAATCGAGCATGGGAGGCTTTGCTGCTCCCCGACTCTAGCGTCGAGGCAGAATTGCATGAGCCAAAAGGTCTCGAGTCGTACGACGAACAATTACTCGACGCCAGCCAACAAGAATACCT ACTGTATCGCGATCAGCTTACATTGACGGAGCGCCATTTGGACGGACTCATCGAAGATGCCAATGCGACACTCAAGCTCCTTACCTCCCTTTCGAACTCGTTCGGATCCGTCGAGGCTCAAACTTCAACGTTCCAAGCACAATGCGAAGATCTCCTGAAGGAACAACGAAGATTGGAGGACTTGGCTGACGAAGTCGGAACCGATCTGCATTACTATGCCTACCTCGATGATGCGACAAGGCGTCTCAATGCACCCGGCGCTAGTCGGCTGGTGGATGATGCCTCGTTTGGTGAGATGGTTGAGAACATTGACGCGTGCATTGTATTCATGGAGAAACAT GAGACATACCGCGACCGCGATACCTACCTTGCCCGATACACTGCGCTTCTCACAAAGGCACTTCACCTGCTCGAACACGGCTACAAGAACACATTGGAAAGGGTCTCGTCCGAGATTGGTCGTCAAATTACTGGCACAAAATCCGAGTCCGCCCGCCATGCTCTCGCCTATGGCCGTTTCCAAGAGATGATGCTCGACTCTTTCGGCTTGATTCCTAATGTGCGACGAATTGTACGGCGCGCATACGATTTCTATGGCCAGCGGAACGAATCTTGCACCCACTTTGAGACGTATGCGAATACTGCCAACAACATATTCTACACGCACCTGGTGACCAGAGACCGTGATCTTAAAGCAATGGCGCAGTCTGATATTGAGGAGTTTCACAAAGAGGTCAAGGATCTCTCAGCTGAGACAGCATCACGGAACTTTATCAAGCAATGCTTTGAGCGCATGTACAACGAGGAGAGTCTGTTTATGAAGCTCTTTGACGTGGAACCCATGTGGAACCAGGCAACGGACTCGGTTTTCCAGTCTATCAAGACCACCAACACATCCATCATGCATCCCGGCAACTTGACGCCTTTGGTGACGAACCTTCAAACGGTGCTGCACACAGCACCACTGGAGACTACCTGCAATGTGGTCGGGTTGCTTGCTAATGAATACTTTGGAGCCGATTTGGATGACATTGAATCCCCCTACTTCATCAAATGCAAGCAGTACACTTCGCAACTCCTGGCGCATCATCTCTGGACATTAACAGACAATGCTTTTGAGGCGGAGGTTACGAAATCGATCACAAGGGCACCAGTTCAGGATGCCTCGCTAAAGATTGGCCCTGTAATGGGTGGCGTGGCGTCTTCAAACGCCCACCCCTTGGTGAAGCAGGCCATTAAGCTTCTTGGCATGTATGAACATTGCATGCCCAAGGAGAGAGCG GCTAAGAACAGCTCAGTCGTCTTCAAGATTGTACGAGAGACGATCCAGGTACTCCAGCGTGCAGAGACCAGGATAAAGTCTTTAAAGACAGGCACCGATCCCGACCTTTTCATGGTCAAGAACTTGCTCATTATAAAGAATGAACTTGTTTCTCTAGAGATTGGTGATATCAGGAATCATGCTTCTTCAATGCAGCACTTTACTCATATCTGGGACACACTCAGCCCTCAGAACTGGGTTGGATTTATCTCAAACATTATCGGTGGTGGTCTATGGTCACGGGGTACTCCATCGGTAACTGCCAAGACCTTGACAGCTGAGGACATGAACGAGCAGCTGGATGAGTTGTTGCGACATTCAATCTATGCCTTCACACAGCGCTGGGGTACTTTGATGAGCGACTCACAGAATCGGAAACCTGGAGTCAAGCCGATCGCCAAGGTGGAGACTGAGCTGGAGAACATCCTCCAGACGGCATTCAGCAACCAGCCCGAGGTGGTAGGCAAGCTGATGGAGGCGATTGAGCAGCATGCGCAGGCGCAGAATGATGCGAGAGACGAGAAGCAGGGCGTGAGACGCTACTAA
- a CDS encoding Prefoldin subunit 3 — translation MATQGKAAASSKDATPTNPRGIPYAPFVDKVEDYVTTREDVEPTLRSFQEMISKYQFMEMNLQKRMGGLKEKIPDIQKTLDSVKFLKLRKEDDEPIETTFELNDTLYSKANIPATEEVYIWLGANVMLSYPIDEAETLLGSKLSTAKLSLSNCEEDLDFLREQITTMEVAIARVYNWEVVQKRKDKAEEEKESKKNKESQDN, via the exons ATGGCGACACAAGGCAAGGCGGCGGCGTCAAG TAAAGATGCTACGCCCACCAATCCGCGGGGCATCCCCTACGCCCCGTTCGTCGATAAGGTCGAGGACTACGTCACCACCCGAGAAGACGTCGAACCTACCCTGCGAAGCTTCCAAGAAATGATCTC CAAGTACCAGTTTATGGAGATGAACCTGCAGAAGCGGATGGGGGGCCTCAAGGAGAAAATTCCCGACATTCAGAAGACTCTCGACTCGGTCAAATTCCTCAAGCTAAGAAAG gaggatgatgagccGATAGAGACGACGTTTGAGCTTAACGACACGCTGTATTCGAAGGCGAATATCCCCGCGACTGAGGAGGTCTACATCTGGCTTGGG GCCAACGTGATGCTGTCATATCCTATAGATGAGGCCGAGACGCTGCTGGGCTCGAAGCTGTCGACGGCGAAGCTGAGCTTGTCGAACTGCGAGGAGGACTTGGACTTTCTTCGTGAACAGATTACG ACCATGGAGGTCGCCATTGCTAGAGTATACAACTGGGAGGTCGTCCAGAAGCGAaaggacaaggccgaggaggaaaaggagagcaagaagaacaaggagtCACAAGATAACTGA
- a CDS encoding VanZ domain-containing protein: MRIRLPFAGAFVLLLFIAAYAGLTTVQLGQYVNDKVLHFFTLFLLTTVFYWVVDTSRRRTLNMTLVVCTLVLGVGSEFVQGFLDNGREFDLYDIVANIFGSFAGLGLCTWYHKRMLERKRQRRRYTAVPGEDQGDVELGEGHETGVVEAPSRSRTLEEEVDNWDENQIDDDWDEEESPEAHTAAQGGDKSAETGDLGEGKKRTD; encoded by the exons ATGAGAATACGACTTCCCTTTGCAG GCGCATTCGTGTTGCTATTATTTATCGCCGCCTACGCCGGCTTGACAACGGTTCAGCTCGGCCAATATGTCAACGACAAAGTGCTCCATTTTTTCACTCTATTCCTCCTCACGACCGTTTTCTACTGGGTTGTCGACACCAGCCGCCGGCGTACCTTGAACATGACTCTGGTCGTATGCACTCTCGTGCTCGGCGTCGGCTCCGAATTTGTACAGGGCTTCCTTGACAATGGCCGGGAATTCGACTTGTATGATATTGTTGCAAATATCTTTGGAAGCTttgctggtcttggtctcTGCACCTGGTACCATAAGCGCATGCTCGAGCGAAAGAGACAACGCAGACGGTACACTGCCGTCCCGGGCGAGGACCAGGGTGATGTCGAGCTTGGGGAGGGCCACGAGACTGGCGTCGTCGAGGCCCCTAGCCGGTCTCGAactttggaggaggaggttgacaaCTGGGACGAGAACCAGATTGATGATGACtgggacgaggaggagagccCCGAGGCCCACACTGCCGCCCAAGGTGGTGATAAAAGCGCTGAAACTGGCGACTTaggagaagggaagaagcGGACGGACTAA
- a CDS encoding SAGA complex protein, with product MSLPNGQSVWHPPSLQHANSNRSLPHLDDVPARTQTPVDNSATLMPEAPLDIEEENRRALFADLYRKTEDKVALLFGEDGSYNYAAISALRRLPAASATIIPPATDHEPIKEPPLKKAKRAIDEDDYDDDDEDEDEPAQPAPKPQSSAAAANTLLSPSKSGSSPVHSVTSPGKQGDKSKDKPGEDAIKKLEEARTATEEAARRSFHTIFHTLENDRAAMLEQQQLEDSEKQLQAEMDHNHHPNHSHNHAPNQGSLSSANLGASSLTLKHLIARIDMKRDQVRASDAELRLLMNEVRKNRSKWASEENVNQEELYEALEKVLTELKAHTEYSTPFLNRVNKRDAPNYYNFIKNPMDLGTMTKKLKSLTYKSKAEFVVDLNLIWDNCLKFNQDMNHPLRRMANGMRKEAEKLIPLIPDLVIRSRAEVEAEERRKQNGGDDDGGDDSDDEPIMSSRGRKAGSKGTTKARKAHNEKEDTPAIDQKPILQVNGLLGKVREGSEVDGSNGFATPIAGSITPGGVNGHSGIASNADAMDIDGPSLNGMALNSAFGEAAEQAYEDEEYKVWKQTTKKDRALVAKERYQLFKDNKFNVEAPALVRTKNGMRRFLKRQREAEAQGIITNAQANSAAVATKDGATKPTETLAEEIEEEAEKVIPDYYDAQSNIPDIHPKLQWIEDGEGQVINQHEDFLRLVPAGGFVAPQSRLTKKMDENIHQIQETRKLATRISVIKQMQVQTQVYTNQFPKSNSDPFVEQDIEPHFISDDGPVMAPETCQNALKRSIAKILYHTGFEELQPSAIDTFTGVASDYFQKLIRTFNVYNQSEKKAASAAEGSKFQPRFTPEEVILHTLDENGHDIASLEAYARDDIDRLSSKLGGLHERMKIHLTDLLRPALSQDAGADGVGAFKDGSEQFVSGDFAEDLGEDFFGFRALGLDKEMGLDMISVPLHLLQTRVRNQYQMQTQTTGEATTDLFDPLSASDPVTKENIQDQIGLVKNFFLAKLHANGDQPLVEDEDLPTKQKKPRPRLGASGKIVTAQKRSPKEQMALAKKKKKMEAAAAEAKANASPDKGAASNTPGKKKSMTVTTGTAPNPAVLALAPSMERRDSTQSQGNASQTDKDDTIGMMSPESIAQ from the exons ATGTCGCTCCCCAACGGCCAGTCCGTCTGGCATCCTCCCTCCTTACAACATGCAAACAGCAATAGAAGTCTACCGCATCTCGATGATGTTCCTGCGCGCACGCAGACCCCCGTCGATAACTCGGCCACATTGATGCCTGAGGCACCACTTGATATCGAGGAAGAGAATCGACGCGCCCTCTTCGCCGATCTGTATCGCAAGACCGAGGACAAGGTCGCGCTGCTCTTTGGCGAAGATGGCTCATACAACTATGCCGCGATCAGCGCTCTCCGCCGCCTGCCGGCCGCCTCCGCCACCATTATCCCTCCCGCGACCGATCACGAGCCCATCAAAGAGCCTCCGCTCAAGAAGGCAAAGCGAGCCATCGATGAGGATGactacgacgacgatgacgaagacgaggatgagccCGCGCAACCCGCGCCCAAGCCGCAGTcttccgccgccgccgccaacaCGCTGCTCTCCCCCTCGAAATCAGGGAGCTCGCCAGTTCACTCAGTGACATCACCCGGCAAGCAGGGCGACAAGTCCAAAGATAAACCCGGcgaagatgccatcaagaaaTTGGAAGAGGCTCGCACAGCCACCGAAGaggcagcgaggaggagcttccaCACCATATTTCATACTCTCGAAAATGACCGTGCGGCTAtgcttgagcagcagcaactggAAGACTCCGAGAAGCAACTCCAAGCCGAAATGGATCACAACCACCACCCAAATCACAGCCACAACCATGCCCCGAATCAAGGTTCCCTCAGCAGCGCGAATCTCGGCGCTTCCAGTCTCACCCTGAAGCATCTCATCGCTCGGATAGACATGAAGCGAGACCAAGTTCGCGCCTCTGATGCAGAATTGAGACTTCTCATGAATGAGGTCCGCAAGAATCGGAGTAAATGGGCTAGTGAGGAGAATGTGAACCAGGAAGAGCTCTACGAGGCCCTAGAAAAGGTCTTGACGGAGCTCAAGGCGCATACCGAATACTCAACTCCCTTCCTGAACAGGGTCAACAAGCGAGATGCCCCAAACTACTACAACT TCATCAAGAACCCCATGGACCTCGGTACCATGACCAAGAAGTTGAAGAGTCTAACAtacaagtccaaggccgaATTCGTCGTGGATCTTAACCTGATCTGGGACAACTGCCTGAAGTTCAATCAGGACATGAACCACCCGTTACGACGTATGGCGAATGGAATGAGAAaggaggcagagaagctCATCCCCCTAATTCCCGACCTTGTCATCCGCTCCCGGGCCGAAGTTGAAGCTGAGGAGCGGCGAAAACAGAAcggcggcgatgacgacggcggAGACGACTCTGACGATGAGCCCATCATGTCATCGCGCGGCCGCAAAGCTGGCTCAAAGGGGACAACCAAAGCCCGAAAAGCACACAACGAGAAGGAAGATACACCAGCCATTGATCAAAAACCCATATTACAAGTGAACGGTCTTCTCGGAAAGGTCAGGGAGGGCTCTGAAGTAGACGGAAGCAACGGGTTCGCCACTCCGATCGCTGGATCAATCACACCAGGCGGTGTTAACGGCCACTCGGGAATCGCAAGCAACGCCGATGCCATGGATATTGATGGGCCGAGTCTCAACGGAATGGCTTTGAACTCGGCGTTTggagaggctgctgagcaagcATACGAGGACGAAGAGTACAAGGTCTGGAAACAAACGACTAAGAAAGACCGAGCTCTGGTGGCCAAGGAGCGATACCAACTCTTCAAGGACAACAAGTTCAACGTCGAGGCTCCTGCATTGGTCCGTACCAAGAATGGGATGCGACGGTTCCTGAAGCGCCAgagagaggcagaggcacAGGGCATCATCACAAATGCCCAAGCAAACTCAGCCGCTGTGGCCACAAAGGACGGGGCGACGAAACCAACCGAGACCCtggctgaggagattgaggaggaggcggagaaGGTGATCCCAGACTATTACGATGCCCAGAGCAACATCCCCGACATTCACCCAAAACTCCAGTGGattgaggatggagaagggcAAGTCATTAATCAACACGAGGACTTCCTCCGCCTGGTTCCCGCTGGGGGTTTCGTTGCGCCGCAGAGTCGCTTAaccaagaagatggacgaGAACATCCACCAAATCCAGGAAACAAGAAAACTGGCAACAAGGATTTCGGTGATCAAGCAGATGCAAGTCCAGACTCAG GTGTACACGAACCAATTCCCCAAGTCCAACTCGGACCCCTTTGTCGAGCAGGACATTGAACCGCATTTCATATCTGACGATGGTCCTGTAATGGCGCCCGAGACCTGCCAGAATGCACTCAAGCGTTCCATTGCCAAGATTCTTTACCACACTggctttgaggagctccagcCTTCTGCCATTGACACCTTCACTGGGGTCGCATCTGATTACTTCCAAAAGCTGATCCGAACATTCAACGTCTATAACCAGTCAGAGAAAAAGGCAGCATCGGCCGCAGAAGGGTCCAAATTCCAACCCCGGTTCACCCCAGAGGAGGTGATCCTGCACACCTTGGATGAGAACGGCCACGACATCGCCTCCTTGGAAGCGTACGCCCGGGATGATATCGATAGACTCAGCTCCAAGCTAGGCGGTCTTCacgagaggatgaagattCATCTCACAGATCTACTCCGCCCCGCCCTATCTCAGGATGCGGGCGCTGACGGAGTGGGTgccttcaaggatggcagTGAGCAATTCGTTAGCGGCGACTTTGCTGAAGATCTGGGCGAAGACTTCTTTGGCTTCCGAGCTCTGGGTCTGGACAAGGAGATGGGACTCGATATGATCTCTGTGCCCCTGCACCTACTGCAGACCCGGGTGCGCAACCAGTACCAGATGCAAACCCAGACGACTGGCGAGGCAACAACCGATCTCTTTGATCCATTGTCGGCTTCAGACCCAGTCACCAAGGAGAACATTCAGGACCAGATCGGACTGGTCAAGAACTTCTTCCTGGCTAAGCTGCACGCTAATGGCGATCAGCCTCTcgtggaggatgaagaccTTCCAAccaagcagaagaagcccCGCCCTCGTCTGGGTGCAAGCGGAAAGATCGTCACGGCCCAGAAGCGGTCTCCAAAGGAGCAGATGGCgctcgccaagaagaagaagaagatggaggcggcagcagccgaggccaaggccaatgccTCGCCCGACAAGGGGGCAGCCTCCAATACTCCCGGCAAAAAGAAGTCGATGACGGTGACAACCGGCACAGCGCCCAACCCTGCGGTGCTCGCCCTCGCCCCCAGCATGGAAAGGCGGGACAGCACTCAGAGCCAGGGCAACGCCAGCCAGACGGACAAGGACGACACCATCGGCATGATGAGTCCGGAGAGCATTGCACAGTAG
- a CDS encoding Serine hydroxymethyltransferase yields MAPLTADYALSESHKEMLEKSLLDSDPEVASIMKDEVQRQRESIVLIASENITSRAVFDALGSPMSNKYSEGYPGARYYGGNQHIDRIELLCQRRALEAFHLDPEKWGVNVQCLSGSPANLQVYQAIMPPHGRLMGLDLPHGGHLSHGYQTPQRKISAVSTYFETMPYRVDLETGIIDYDTLQKNAILYRPKVLVAGTSAYCRLIDYERMRKIADSVGAYLVVDMAHISGLIAAEVIPTPFKYADIVTTTTHKSLRGPRGAMIFFRKGVRSVDAKTGKETLYDLEGPINFSVFPGHQGGPHNHTITALAVALKQAASPDFKAYQEKVVSNAKTLENTFKALGHKLVSDGTDSHMVLVDLRQHSLDGARVEAVLEQINIACNKNSIPGDKSALTPCGIRIGTPAMTSRGFGEKEFERVAKYIDESIKICKEVQGALPKEANKLKDFKVKVASGEVEKINELKKEIAAWCNTFPLPVEGWRLDAGI; encoded by the exons ATGGCTCCCCTCACTGCCGACTATGCGCTCTCCGAGTCGCACAAGGAG ATGCTCGAGAAGTCTCTCCTCGACTCCGACCCCGAGgtcgcctccatcatg AAGGATGAGGTCCAGCGCCAGCGCGAGTCCATCGTTCTCATCGCCTCCGAGAACATCACCTCCCGCGCCGTCTTCGACGCTCTTGGCTCCCCCATGTCCAACAAGTACTCCGAGGGTTACCCCGGTGCTCGTTACTATGGTGGCAACCAGCACATTGACCGGATCGAGCTGCTCTGCCAGCGCCGTGCCCTCGAGGCCTTCCACCTCGACCCTGAGAAGTGGGGTGTCAACGTCCAGTGCCTCTCTGGATCCCCCGCCAACCTCCAGGTCTACCAGGCCATCATGCCCCCTCACGGCCGTCTCATGGGTCTTGACCTCCCCCATGGTGGCCATCTGAGCCACGGCTACCAGACTCCCCAGCGAAA GATCTCCGCTGTCTCTACCTACTTCGAGACCATGCCCTACCGtgtcgacctcgagaccGGTATCATTGATTACGATACCCTCCAGAAGAACGCCATCCTCTACCGCCCCAAGGTTCTGGTTGCCGGTACCTCTGCTTACTGCCGTCTCATTGACTACGAGCGTATGCGCAAGATCGCTGACTCTGTCGGTGCTTACCTCGTTGTCGACATGGCCCACATCTCCGGTctcatcgccgccgaggtCATCCCCACCCCCTTCAAGTACGCCGACattgtcaccaccaccacccacaagTCCCTCCGTGGTCCCCGTGGTgccatgatcttcttccGCAAGGGTGTCCGCTCCGTCGATGCCAAGACCGGCAAGGAGACCCTCTACGACCTTGAGGGCCCCATCAACTTCTCCGTCTTCCCTGGTCACCAGGGTGGCCCCCACAACCACACCATCACTGCCCTGGCCGTTGCCCTGAAGCAGGCTGCCAGCCCCGACTTCAAGGCCTACCAGGAGAAGGTCGTCTCCAACGCCAAGACCCTGGAGAACACCTTCAAGGCCCTCGGCCACAAGCTCGTCTCTGACGGCACTGACAGCCACATGGTCCTGGTCGACCTCCGCCAGCACAGCCTCGACGGTGCCCGTGTCGAGGCCGTCCTTGAGCAGATCAACATTGCCTGCAACAAGAACTCTATCCCCGGTGACAAGAGCGCCCTCACCCCCTGCGGTATCCGCATTGGTACCCCTGCCATGACCTCGCGTGGCTTCGGCGAGAAGGAGTTTGAGCGCGTCGCCAAGTACATTGACGAGTCCATCAAGATCTGCAAGGAGGTCCAGGGTGCCCTGCCCAAGGAggccaacaagctcaaggacttcaaggtcaaggtcgcTAGCGGCGAGGTCGAGAAGATcaacgagctcaagaaggagattgCCGCCTGGTGCAACACCTTCCCCCTCCCCGTTGAGGGCTGGCGTCTGGATGCCGGCATCTAA
- a CDS encoding 60s ribosomal protein l3, giving the protein MSHRKFEAPRHGSLAYLPRKRAARHRGKVKSFPKDDPKKPVHLTAAMGYKAGMTTIVRDLDRPGAKANKKEIVEAVTIVDTPPMIVVGLVGYIETPRGLRSLTTVWAEHLSDEVKRRFYKNWYKSKKKAFTKYAKKHSENNGASITRELERIKKYCTVVRVLAHTQIRKTPLKQKKAHLMEIQVNGGSVADKVAFGQELFEKPVDISSIFEQDEMIDVIAVTKGHGFNGVTARWGTKKLPRKTHKGLRKVACIGAWHPSHVQWTVARAGQMGYHHRTSVNHKIYRIGKGDADDNAATEIDVTKKKITPLGGFVRYGEVNNDFVMLKGSIPGVKKRVMTLRKTMFPQTSRRALEKVSLKWIDTSSEFGHGAFQTPAEKKQYQGTLKKDLASA; this is encoded by the exons ATGAGT CACCGCAAGTTTGAGGCTCCCCGCCACGGCTCCCTGGCTTACCTGCCTCGGAAGCGCGCTGCCCGCCACCGTGGAAAGGTCAAGTC CTTCCCCAAGGAtgaccccaagaagcccgtcCACCTGACCGCCGCCATGGGCTACAAGGCCGGTATGACCACCATCGTCCGCGACCTCGACCGACCTGgcgccaaggccaacaagaaggagattgtTGAGGCGGTTACCATCGTGGATACCCCACCT ATGATCGTTGTTGGTCTTGTGGGCTACATCGAGACTCCCCGCGGCCTCCGATCCCTCACCACCGTCTGGGCCGAGCATCTGAGCGACGAGGTCAAGCGCCGCTTCTACAAGAACTGGtacaagagcaagaagaaggccttcACCAAGTACGCCAAGAAGCACTCCGAGAACAACGGTGCCTCCATCACCCGCGAGCTCGAGCGCATCAAGAAGTACTGCACCGTCGTCCGTGTCCTCGCCCACACCCAGATCCGAAAGACCCCCCtcaagcagaagaaggcccaCCTCATGGAGATCCAGGTCAACGGTGGCTCCGTTGCCGACAAGGTCGCCTTCGGCCAGGAGCTCTTCGAGAAGCCCGTGGacatctcctccatctttgagCAGGATGAGATGATTGATGTCATTGCCGTCACCAAGGGTCACGGCTTCAACGGTGTCACCGCTCGATGGGGCACCAAGAAGCTTCCTCGCAAGACTCACAAGGGTCTCCGAAAGGTTGCTTGTATCGGTGCTTGGCACCCTTCGCACGTCCAGTGGACTGTTGCCCGTGCTGGTCAGATGGGTTACCACCACCGAACCTCGGTCAACCACAAGATCTACCGCATTGGCAAGGGCGATGCCGACGACAACGCCGCCACCGAGATCGACGttaccaagaagaagatcaccCC TCTGGGTGGTTTCGTCCGCTATGGCGAGGTCAACAACGACTTTGTCATGCTCAAGGGTTCCATCCCTGGTGTCAAGAAGCGTGTCATGACGCTCCGAAAGACCATGTTCCCCCAGACCTCGCGGAGGGCTCTGGAGAAGGTCAGCCTCAAGTGGATCGACACCTCGTCCGAGTTCGGACACGGTGCTTTCCAGACCCCtgcggagaagaagcagtACCAGGGTACCCTCAAGAAGGATCTTGCCTCCGCTTAA